In Puntigrus tetrazona isolate hp1 chromosome 7, ASM1883169v1, whole genome shotgun sequence, the following are encoded in one genomic region:
- the mespba gene encoding mesoderm posterior ba: protein MESSSRGRQNQWSCSSSESEFYSVSSPDTVSPDPSADRGFSPSRRARPARSESVEPVGAVKKKRRLRLKNPSEQRQNASEKEKLRMRDLTKALHHLRTYLPPSVAPVGQTLTKIETLRLTIRYISFLSAQLGLSEEELNHRKNGNPGGCSYSPEIVGYFQYRSMAGDWVERGHGYGHHDGRFEGRSGHTGQCEEISVDQYGASTQQLSTEQNFSANVDGFLQTQQCAQTSQTYQAYGRNFGYHLVPQAYWS, encoded by the exons ATGGAAAGCTCAAGCCGCGGCCGGCAGAACCAGTGGAGCTGTTCGAGCTCAGAGTCGGAGTTTTACAGCGTTTCCTCTCCAGACACCGTCTCTCCGGATCCATCCGCGGACCGGGGCTTCTCCCCGTCCCGCCGAGCCCGGCCCGCACGCTCAGAATCAGTCGAACCCGTGGGCGCCGTCAAGAAGAAGCGCAGATTGAGGCTGAAGAACCCGAGCGAGCAACGGCAGAACGCCAGTGAGAAGGAGAAGCTGAGGATGAGGGATCTGACCAAAGCCCTCCACCACCTCAGGACCTACCTGCCTCCGTCCGTAGCTCCCGTAGGCCAGACCCTGACCAAGATCGAGACGCTCCGGCTCACCATACGCTACATCTCGTTCCTGTCTGCTCAGCTGGGTCTCAGTGAAGAAGAGCTGAACCACCGGAAGAACGGGAACCCCGGCGGCTGCTCGTATTCTCCAGAGATCGTTGGTTATTTTCAGTACAGGTCTATGGCTGGAGACTGGGTCGAGCGAGGGCATGGTTACGGTCACCATGATGGACGGTTTGAGGGTCGCTCTGGTCACACAGGGCAATGTGAAGAGATCAGCGTGGATCAGTATGGTGCTTCCACACAGCAGCTTTCAACAGAGCAAAACTTCTCTGCAAACGTAGACGGCTTCCTCCAGACACAACAGTGCGCTCAAACTTCACAGACATACCAG GCTTATGGCAGAAACTTTGGCTATCATCTTGTTCCTCAAGCTTACTGGAGCTGA
- the mespaa gene encoding mesoderm posterior aa, with translation MDTSSSPLQIQDSGAFVFDCEKLLDQSYSLSDAGYYSACSSLSPASSVDSCCFSPQAYPRGAGQDIPQISPHRSITGQGKSGVQPPKRTGRPRSKFPGVKRQTASEREKLRMRDLTKALHHLRTYLPPSVAPVGKTLTKIETLRLTIQYISCLSAQLQLSEDEADRGAQAEAEAASNTFDSFTATPSVTQSLPAQQFSSVTCYQTQNPVESELLSVPAHDCWFLEQHTFLPGRC, from the exons ATGGATACCTCCAGCTCTCCTCTTCAGATCCAAGACAGCGGCGCGTTCGTCTTTGACTGCGAGAAGCTTCTGGATCAGAGCTACTCCTTATCGGACGCGGGCTACTACAGCGCCTGCAGCAGCCTGTCTCCAGCCTCTTCTGTAGATTCCTGCTGCTTCTCTCCTCAAGCTTACCCTCGTGGTGCGGGACAGGACATACCCCAGATCTCCCCACACCGCAGCATCACCGGCCAGGGGAAGAGCGGGGTCCAGCCACCCAAGAGAACCGGGCGGCCGAGGTCAAAATTCCCTGGAGTCAAACGGCAAACCGCAAGTGAGCGGGAGAAGCTGAGGATGAGGGATCTGACCAAAGCTCTTCATCACCTCAGGACGTACCTGCCTCCGTCAGTGGCCCCTGTCGGAAAAACCTTGACCAAGATCGAGACTCTGCGGCTCACTATCCAGTACATCTCCTGCCTGTCCGCTCAGCTCCAGCTCAGTGAAGACGAGGCTGATCGTGGAGCTCAGGCCGAGGCCGAGGCTGCATCAAACACCTTTGACAGCTTCACTGCGACTCCTTCAGTCACCCAAAGTTTACCAGCTCAGCAGTTCTCTTCTGTGACTTGCTATCAG acTCAGAATCCGGTCGAAAGCGAACTCCTATCCGTCCCAGCTCACGACTGTTGGTTCCTCGAGCAACACACTTTCTTGCCCGGACGGTGCTGA
- the si:ch211-276a23.5 gene encoding aminopeptidase N, which translates to MGKGFYISKPLGFVLFGLAAVAVLTIFALSVVYAQEKRKNEENVINGTRIVTTAAPHSTSAPSNEPWDKYRLPDALLPEHYNVTLWPRLVPDEQGMYIFTGNSGVAFTCVKETDLILIHANELNFNLTSEMHHAKLRGLGGTSAPAVLKTWLQTQTQYLVIQLKGTLQVGKSYWLHMEFWGELLDDLGGLYRSEYTENGVKKIAATTQMQPTSARNVFPCFDEPSMKAVFHLTLLHPPGTVALSNGMELGTENLTIDNREVLRTTFEPTKKMSTYLLAFVVSEFTSIQSPSEANILIRIWGRREAIESGQGDYALNVTFPILKYLENYYNTTYPLSKSDQIALPDFAAGAMENWGLVTYRELSLFYDPKVSSNEDKEWVVTVITHELAHMWFGNLVTMRWWNDLWLNEGFASYVSYLGADYAEPSWNIKDLMVQQQVQRAFVFDALVSSHPLSSREDEVVTPNQIEQRFDTITYNKGAAVLRMLSEFLTESVFAKGLHNYLHEYAYSNTVYTDLWKKLQEVVDADSSIQLPDSITEIMNRWILQMGFPVVTIDTRTGSISQQHFLIYPDAVVDVPSPYNYEWIVPITWMKGSRNMGQHWLLTKTASYEPMKTDTDWLLANLNVTGYYRVNYDPQNWERLHTQLTLDHKVIPVINRGQIIDDSFNLARAKIINITLALATTKYLHKEKEYIPWESAVRNLDYFFLIFDRTEVYGPLQTYLRRKTRPLFEHFRAITSNWTQKPQRYMDQYNLINAISMACKTGVEECSELTRMWYKQWMKNPDTNPIPPSLKFTVYCNAMASGGVEEWDFGWKMFKNTTIAAEAEKLLYGLSCTKEPWLLNRYLEYSIDPNLVRKQDITDGIVYMAGNVIGQPLVWDFVRANWEQITKDFDDGSFFFGGLIYGITKKFSTEFELQQLQRFKEDMEASGYSFVTQAIEQAIEQTKANIKWLSENKEQVMNWLIEQSD; encoded by the exons ATGGGGAAAGGCTTTTACATCAGTAAGCCTTTAGGGTTTGTGCTTTTTGGGTTGGCCGCTGTGGCCGTGCTCACCATTTTCGCACTGTCAGTGGTCTATGCTCAAGAGAAACGGAAAAACGAGGAGAATGTCATAAATGGGACCCGCATTGTGACGACTGCAGCACCCCACAGTACCTCGGCACCGTCGAACGAGCCCTGGGACAAGTACAGACTGCCTGACGCCCTTCTTCCTGAGCACTACAATGTGACGCTCTGGCCTCGCTTGGTGCCGGACGAGCAGGGCATGTACATATTCACTGGGAATTCTGGAGTTGCGTTCACGTGCGTGAAGGAGACCGACCTGATCCTCATTCACGCCAATGAGCTGAACTTCAACTTGACCTCGGAGATGCATCATGCCAAGCTGAGGGGTTTGGGAGGGACGAGCGCTCCGGCGGTGCTGAAGACCTGGcttcagacacaaacacagtaCTTGGTGATTCAGCTGAAAGGGACTCTACAAGTTGGAAAATCCTATTGGCTCCACATGGAATTTTGGGGAGAGCTGTTGGACGACCTTGGAGGATTGTACAGAAGCGAATACACAGAAAACGGTGTAAAAAA AATTGCTGCCACAACACAAATGCAGCCCACTTCTGCCAGGAACGTTTTCCCATGCTTTGATGAGCCGTCAATGAAAGCCGTCTTCCATCTGACTCTCCTACATCCTCCAGGAACTGTGGCTCTTTCTAACGGCATGGAGCTGG GCACTGAAAACCTCACCATAGATAATCGAGAGGTTTTACGGACTACATTCGAGCCAACTAAAAAAATGTCGACATATCTGTTGGCCTTTGTCGTCAGTGAATTTACCAGCATACAATCCCCTTCAGAGGCCAATATTTTG attagAATATGGGGACGTAGAGAAGCCATTGAAAGTGGTCAGGGAGATTATGCCCTTAATGTGACGTTccctattttaaagtatttagaaAACTATTACAACACCACATACCCCCTATCCAAATCAG ACCAAATCGCACTGCCTGATTTCGCTGCTGGAGCCATGGAAAACTGGGGTCTGGTCACATACAGAGAGCTATCGCTTTTCTACGATCCTAAAGTGTCCTCTAATGAAGACAAAGAATGGGTGGTCACTGTAATTACACATGAACTTGCACACATG TGGTTTGGGAACCTTGTGACGATGAGATGGTGGAACGACTTGTGGCTCAATGAAGGTTTTGCTAGTTATGTTTCATATCTTGGAGCCGATTATGCTGAACCCAGCTGGAATATT AAAGATCTGATGGTTCAGCAACAGGTTCAGAGAGCGTTTGTCTTCGATGCTCTTGTTTCTTCTCACCCGCTTTCTTCACGAGAGGATGAAGTCGTCACCCCGAATCAAATCGAACAGAGATTCGATACCATCACGTACAACAAG GGGGCTGCAGTACTGAGAATGCTGTCTGAGTTCCTGACAGAGTCTGTCTTTGCTAAAGGGCTTCAC AACTATTTGCATGAGTACGCATACAGCAACACTGTGTACACAGATCTTTGGAAAAAACTACAGGAA gttgtaGATGCAGATTCAAGCATCCAGCTTCCAGACTCGATAACTGAAATTATGAACCGATGGATTCTTCAGATGGGTTTTCCTGTAGTAACTATTGACACTCGAACAGGAAGCATCTCTCAGCAGCACTTCCTGATTTACCCAGATGCGGTAGTGGACGTGCCATCTCCGTACAA TTATGAATGGATAGTGCCAATCACATGGATGAAGGGCAGCAGAAATATGGGCCAGCACTGGCTGCTTACTAAAACGGCTTCATATGAGCCCATGAAGACTGATACTGACTGGTTATTGGCCAACCTGAATGTCACGGGATACTACAGGGTTAATTACGATCCCCAGAACTGGGAACGTCTCCATACGCAACTGACTTTAGAtcataaa GTTATTCCAGTTATTAACAGAGGCCAGATCATTgatgattcatttaatttggCGAG GGCAAAGATAATCAACATAACCTTGGCTCTGGCCACGACCAAGTACCTCCACAAAGAGAAGGAGTACATACCATGGGAATCTGCCGTAAGAAACTTGGACtactttttcctcatttttgACCGAACAGAAGTCTACGGACCTTTGCAG ACTTACCTGCGGAGAAAGACGCGGCCTCTTTTTGAGCACTTCAGAGCTATCACATCGAACTGGACTCAGAAACCCCAGCGTTACATGGACCA ATACAACCTGATAAACGCAATCTCAATGGCCTGTAAAACCGGAGTGGAGGAATGTTCAGAGCTCACTAGGATGTGGTACAAACAGTGGATGAAGAACCCGGACACCAACCC AATCCCTCCGAGTCTGAAATTCACTGTGTACTGTAATGCCATGGCCTCTGGAGGTGTTGAGGAGTGGGATTTCGGATGGAAGATGTTCAAAAACACGACCATCGCTGCAGAGGCAGAGAAACTGTTATATGGTTTATCGTGCACCAAAGAGCCCTGGCTGTTAAACAG GTACCTGGAATACTCAATAGATCCAAACCTAGTCAGGAAGCAGGACATTACCGACGGCATCGTGTATATGGCAGGCAATGTAATAGGGCAGCCGTTGGTTTGGGACTTTGTCAGAGCGAACTGGGAGCAAATAACGAAGGA TTTTGACGATGGATCCTTCTTTTTTGGAGGACTGATTTACGGCATCACAAAAAAGTTTTCCACAGAATTTGAACTGCAACAG TTGCAGCGATTTAAAGAGGACATGGAAGCGAGCGGTTATAGTTTTGTGACGCAGGCAATAGAGCAGGCCATTGAACAAACAAAAGCCAACATTAAATGGTTATCTGAAAACAAAGAGCAAGTGATGAACTGGCTGATTGAACAGTCAGACTAA